The following nucleotide sequence is from Hylaeus volcanicus isolate JK05 chromosome 3, UHH_iyHylVolc1.0_haploid, whole genome shotgun sequence.
TATCAAGGTACTCGTATAAATGTAAGCATAACCCCGAAACGGAAAGTTGAACTTCAAAGCTTTACGGGTCCGTTGTGCTTTAGGACTTCTTCACTGAAAGTTTTGACTCAGGAACCACCTTGAAGAAGCTTGGAGACTTTCTTTCCGTATCGAGGTCGATACGTCTAGGCGGCTTATTTAGAGCTGAGACCGTTCTCTTCAGGATGAGCGGCGATGTATTCGAGAGCCCTGAGGATCTGGGGCGGAATGGGTGGGATGTGGCTACCCTGGGCTTGGAATCCATTCTCATTGGCGACGTAGTTCACCTGGACCACCTCACCGTTGGGTGCTGTGTAGGTGTAGCCACCTTGAGCCTCCAGGGCCTCGGCAGTGGTGCCAGCTGCCTTCAGGAAGCCGACTTCCTGGGCCTGGATGCCGTTCGCGGTTTCATAGTTGAAGCTGTAGCTGCCGTCTGGGTTGGGGCCCTCCGCTGTCTGTCTGAGGATTGGGATTGGGACCTCCACGGAGACCGGAGAGAGCGCGGACGCCACGGCTGCGAGGGCGAAGAGGACGATTACCTGAAACGATTGGAGTTTGGTTAAGCTCTTCAAGAAATATGTAATGCCGTGTCATAagtcatgaatatattttttaatatccatGTCCCTAAAatatccaattatttttttgacaGTTCTTTTAAGGACCAGCAAATactaagtaataataaataatgatctGTTTTTGACCCAGTCACAAGTGACTCCTTAAGTACGAGAAAGTTACAAGAATCCAGGACGGTATATGAATTTACTTAAAATCTTGAATACAACCATTGTGTCAACTATTTTCCTATGCTGTTCAAGTGTAAATCGACTTGCGATCGTAAAAATCAAGACGTATACACGTTCACTCAAGTTGTCCAACGGAATATACGGCGAAACGTTACGTATGAATTGTAAATATCACGCTTGGAGATgcttttctaaacaaattgttGCTTAACGCGTTCACGTTTGGTTGACCCACGTGTGGGTCGGGATGGATTTGACTCTGGAGATTTCTGAgtgcataataaatattattcgtcaAATGTTCAATTTACGTTTATGTTAGCTGCCTCGACGCCTGTTTTAATTGCGTACAGCTAACAAATCCACACACCTtgatttattatgaattaattacgTCGACTTTCGTCGCTAATTGAATACTTATCCGAATAAGAAAGTCGAAACCTTGTATATCCTTTCGGCAGACCTTACATCACActtggaaagaaaatatcgagaaaCGATATTATCGTTTCTCAGAAATTCTCGAACGAATCTCTTCGACCTACTCGAATACGATTCGAGTACTCGAAGACGACGCAAGGTGTATCAGGAAAACAAGTAAAGTCTAGTTGGTTGGTAGAACTCgcaaaattagtaaaaaaacGGACCAAGTAAACTTGTTATTCatcaaataacaattacttcGCTACGGTAAGTCTGAACACTGTGTTTGCTTAGACATCTTTCTTTGCCTTTGTGAGTTCCATTAACTAGACCTCACCTATGACTATGATACGCCGTTTTGCGAAATGTCACACGTCTCGGAATAGCATAAACTCAGTTTCCTCAATCTCCCTCTCTACCACCCGTGAAAAACAATCGAACACCATAGTCCTCGAACTCACCAATCCGTTCATGATGATGCTTCTCGTGTCTTTTTTGGTTACTGGTTGAAAAGGTATGTGGTTCTTCCACAAGAGCTTCTCGTTGCACTGACTCGATGTATCGTGCACTGGGTCCCTTTATATATCCATCACCTGAACATTCGGCGAATTTCGGACAAGGCGATGCCTTATTTAATCCCCCTCCGCCCTTTCTCCCCCACTCTGCGGTGGACACCTTCAAATTTTTCGGATGATCCCGGCACGCGGTTCGGGAATGCCAAAATAGTAGTCGCGCGCGAATCAGAATGCCGAGGTCGTGGCTTCATCTGGTGGTCTTCTGCATCCTGTCAACTCGAGGAACATCTTAATCGAGTAATAGATCCACGAATAAATCCGCCCTCCAGAGACTCAATCGgttcatttattcgttttgGACAACCATTTGCATAGACTTCGTTCAATCGATGTGAAATTTCTAACGAAGTTTTATAGTAGTTTGAATTGTCAATTTTGATTTGACAAATCGGATCTTTCGATAGAGGAACATGATTGTGATTTAATTGTTTCGAGTTTGAATGAGAAACACAGTTTTATCTTGACCAGGATCAAGCACTGAGGAGCAACCAGGAAGGCTTCATAAGGTTAACGTTTCCGAGAAAAATTTTGCTTGTTAAAATCGACGAATAAGAAAGGTAAAAGAGacgtaaattgtatttttatttacagctCGGTTGGATCCTGAAGGTGCAGGATCGTTTGAGCACTTGCGTAACGTTATGTAAGGCCAGTGGTGCACGAAGTCTGATCCCCAAAATGAAGTTAAAAAcaagttgaaaaattcaaggtaAATGGTCCAATTATTgacacaatttttaatgatagtAGGAAATACTTGTCACttacaattgaatttgaaaagatAGTGCTTTTCGTACAAAcgttgaaatgtaaattattcttgaaaagACGGAcatcgtttcatttaattcgaCCCAGTAACGAAAAAGGTTGTCCACCACTGCAAAAGAGGCTCGCGTATGTTGCATTTGGGTCTTTAAAGATTGCGAGACTCGACGATTCATACCTTACATAGCCCTGGATCGCCTGATTGTAGGCGACAtgtaaaacatgaaatttgcGACACTTGCGTAGCATAAATTGCGCGATATTCGAACACCTTTCATAATTTCCTGTTCGGGCGTGTAtaatgaaacgagaaaaagaaacaacgagAAAGGGAAGTCGTTTCTCGGATGCTTAATAAGTAGAGAACTCTTTAAAATGCAACAACTACACGTTTAAATCTACACGGGTTGGCCTTTTCAGGATTTGCAAATTTCGCGCATAATTTCGACGGTTGAACAGAAGCATTGATAAAAATTGGCTATATTGGAAGGATACA
It contains:
- the LOC128873792 gene encoding endocuticle structural glycoprotein SgAbd-8-like, whose translation is MNGLVIVLFALAAVASALSPVSVEVPIPILRQTAEGPNPDGSYSFNYETANGIQAQEVGFLKAAGTTAEALEAQGGYTYTAPNGEVVQVNYVANENGFQAQGSHIPPIPPQILRALEYIAAHPEENGLSSK